The following are encoded in a window of Brevibacillus sp. DP1.3A genomic DNA:
- a CDS encoding sensor histidine kinase, which translates to MRRQRLASIQWQYVRYGMLLAVSAITAAFICFFWLYFLWRDHPGIHRWYNEMISDRNFVWWLKEYIGINLPADPEGLIQLAAFVVSLPAGVLVALIISYIIGNLLKKRLSVLWEAAMKLGRGMLSYRVPELGVDEVGELGWQINRLASQWEEQVASLQRLSNHNAALAEQLKHAAVTEERQRLARELHDAVSQQLFAIAMTTAAMKRLVEKNPQRAAQQIELVEEMAAAAQAEMRALLLHLRPATLQNKSLKEAILELLDELTRKNTMQLTWEIEDVEGLPSGIEDHLFRILQESLSNTLRHARATQITVKLFTLQEQVRLRVTDDGVGFDPDGEKMTSYGLRSMQERVAEVGGSMEIYSAIGKGTQIEVRIPLMSQTEREG; encoded by the coding sequence ATGCGTCGACAGCGATTGGCAAGTATTCAGTGGCAATACGTGCGCTATGGCATGTTACTGGCCGTCAGTGCAATTACTGCCGCGTTTATTTGTTTCTTTTGGCTATACTTTTTATGGAGAGATCACCCCGGGATTCATCGGTGGTACAACGAAATGATCAGCGACCGCAACTTCGTGTGGTGGCTTAAAGAATATATAGGCATCAATCTGCCTGCCGATCCAGAGGGCTTGATTCAGCTTGCTGCTTTTGTTGTCTCTTTGCCTGCAGGTGTTTTAGTGGCATTGATCATTTCCTATATCATCGGCAATTTGTTGAAAAAGAGACTCAGTGTACTGTGGGAAGCTGCCATGAAGCTTGGGCGCGGAATGCTGTCGTATCGTGTTCCCGAATTGGGCGTCGATGAAGTCGGCGAATTAGGATGGCAGATCAATCGCTTAGCTTCACAATGGGAAGAGCAAGTGGCATCTTTGCAGCGGCTGTCGAACCACAATGCGGCTCTCGCAGAACAATTGAAGCATGCAGCGGTAACAGAGGAGCGACAGAGATTGGCGAGAGAACTGCATGATGCAGTCAGCCAGCAGCTGTTCGCCATCGCCATGACGACTGCGGCGATGAAGCGGCTTGTAGAAAAAAATCCACAACGTGCAGCACAACAGATTGAATTGGTCGAAGAGATGGCAGCAGCTGCACAAGCGGAGATGAGGGCATTACTCTTGCATCTTCGCCCGGCTACGTTACAAAACAAGTCATTGAAGGAAGCCATTCTGGAACTTTTAGATGAGCTGACGCGTAAAAATACTATGCAACTGACTTGGGAGATTGAAGATGTCGAAGGCTTGCCGAGTGGAATTGAGGATCATTTGTTCCGCATTTTGCAGGAGTCCTTGTCCAATACATTACGGCATGCCAGAGCTACCCAGATTACAGTAAAGCTGTTTACGCTGCAAGAGCAGGTTCGCCTGCGAGTAACGGATGACGGTGTTGGTTTTGATCCGGATGGGGAGAAAATGACGTCCTACGGTTTGCGCAGCATGCAAGAGCGCGTTGCAGAGGTCGGAGGCTCCATGGAGATTTACTCGGCAATTGGGAAGGGGACGCAAATTGAGGTGCGTATTCCTCTAATGTCACAGACGGAACGGGAAGGGTGA
- a CDS encoding response regulator transcription factor has product MKDHILIVDDNLEIIELLEDILENEGFTVSSAESGEDALSLLSQGERPNLILLDIMMPNMSGYELCSQIRREWDLPILFLSAKGKAVDKVVGFEIGADDYITKPFDTEELLARIRAHLRRYERIRKHTEEQPEKETASSPITVLKFKDLEIHKETYSVYVCNQKIELSTKEFQLLTFLAENAGIVFTREQIYDRVWGYGYGSLNTVTVHIKNLREKLETERQFIKTQWGTGYVFIGEKL; this is encoded by the coding sequence GTGAAAGATCACATTTTAATTGTCGATGACAATCTGGAGATTATTGAACTGCTAGAAGACATTTTGGAGAACGAGGGCTTCACCGTTTCCTCCGCAGAGAGTGGAGAAGATGCACTCTCCCTGCTCAGCCAAGGAGAGCGACCCAATCTGATCCTTTTGGATATTATGATGCCCAACATGAGTGGCTACGAGCTCTGTTCTCAAATTCGCCGTGAATGGGATTTGCCTATACTGTTTCTCAGTGCAAAAGGAAAAGCGGTAGATAAGGTAGTCGGCTTTGAAATTGGCGCAGACGATTACATTACGAAGCCTTTTGATACAGAAGAACTGCTCGCTCGCATTCGTGCCCACCTGCGTCGTTATGAGCGCATTCGCAAGCATACTGAGGAGCAGCCTGAGAAGGAAACAGCCTCTTCTCCGATTACAGTTTTGAAATTCAAGGACCTAGAAATTCATAAAGAAACGTATTCCGTTTATGTATGTAATCAAAAAATTGAGCTCTCTACCAAAGAATTTCAACTGCTCACATTCCTCGCAGAAAATGCGGGCATCGTCTTTACAAGAGAGCAAATCTACGACCGCGTCTGGGGATATGGTTATGGCTCGCTCAATACAGTGACCGTCCATATCAAAAACCTCCGTGAAAAGCTGGAAACAGAGCGTCAGTTCATTAAAACACAATGGGGGACAGGCTACGTATTTATCGGGGAGAAGCTTTAA
- a CDS encoding PspA/IM30 family protein gives MSIFKRLRDLTVASVNDALDSMEDPVVMLNQYMRDMEVEIGQVEVAVARQVALEKKFRQQLDEANALIEKRDRQVKLALTEGEDELARRALADKKQYEGRAAEYEGLYLSASEAATQMREKLAELKEEFYKMRAKRFTLMARAQVARTQKQVNQAVVGIGNPSAGRGFARMEEKVMRMEAEAQMSGQWRQTNRAWENALSELEKDDLDAELASIKASINEVKAPVAKPVQS, from the coding sequence ATGAGTATCTTTAAACGTTTGCGTGACCTGACAGTAGCTTCGGTAAATGATGCATTGGATTCGATGGAAGATCCGGTAGTAATGCTGAATCAATATATGCGTGACATGGAAGTAGAAATCGGACAAGTTGAAGTAGCAGTTGCCCGTCAGGTTGCACTGGAAAAGAAATTCCGCCAGCAATTGGACGAAGCCAATGCTCTGATCGAAAAACGCGATCGTCAAGTCAAGCTCGCCTTGACTGAGGGAGAAGACGAGTTGGCTCGTCGAGCACTCGCTGACAAGAAGCAGTACGAAGGCCGTGCAGCGGAATATGAAGGTCTCTACCTGTCAGCATCCGAGGCAGCTACGCAAATGCGCGAGAAGTTGGCTGAGCTGAAGGAAGAGTTCTATAAAATGCGTGCGAAAAGGTTCACACTGATGGCACGTGCACAAGTAGCTCGTACACAAAAGCAAGTCAATCAAGCAGTTGTCGGTATCGGCAATCCGTCCGCAGGCCGTGGCTTCGCCCGCATGGAAGAAAAAGTCATGCGCATGGAAGCAGAAGCGCAAATGAGTGGACAATGGCGCCAAACAAACCGCGCTTGGGAGAACGCTTTGTCTGAACTGGAAAAGGATGATCTCGATGCAGAACTAGCCAGCATCAAAGCATCCATTAATGAAGTAAAAGCACCGGTAGCCAAACCTGTACAATCCTAA
- a CDS encoding YneF family protein, translating into MAWYNWVIPIVTLLIGLAGGFYGGTYFLKKQMSNMQMDDKQLQAMARSMGMNLNQKQLKQMSRTMKNMKMPNKFGK; encoded by the coding sequence ATGGCTTGGTACAACTGGGTAATTCCAATTGTTACATTGTTAATCGGTCTCGCTGGTGGATTTTATGGAGGGACTTATTTCTTGAAAAAACAAATGTCCAACATGCAAATGGACGACAAGCAGCTTCAAGCCATGGCCCGTTCAATGGGGATGAATCTTAACCAAAAGCAGCTCAAACAGATGAGCCGTACGATGAAAAACATGAAAATGCCAAATAAATTCGGGAAGTAG
- the liaF gene encoding cell wall-active antibiotics response protein LiaF, protein MKLSRLHKMLAGILIIFTGIGLLLDGLGIISFGLFDLWPMVLIYFGLRLWGQKNRIGGGILFSLGTIIAMDMWFGVGVDDLFQIAVPIVFIYFGFQLIRGKNSKRDHRMNQPLGDTGTPSAAETIMTSDASVPSDMKVSTEERPWLDGWNKWKQVGGKIPHHERMSSSPDDTLPKDSRSSLIGDYHLTSGRFELNHLHVWHGIGDVVIDLSRAVLMRDEAVLVVEGWVGDVTIYVPVDLPVSVTAGLSIGDLEVLSHRQGGINRSVKIRSDQYDEALQKVNLHISLLVGDIKVKYI, encoded by the coding sequence GTGAAACTGTCCCGTTTGCACAAAATGTTGGCTGGTATCCTGATTATTTTTACGGGAATCGGCCTTTTATTAGACGGTTTGGGTATCATTTCGTTCGGTCTGTTTGATTTGTGGCCGATGGTTCTTATTTATTTCGGCCTTCGTTTGTGGGGGCAGAAAAATCGGATTGGCGGAGGGATTCTATTCTCCCTGGGGACCATTATCGCGATGGACATGTGGTTTGGTGTCGGGGTAGATGATTTGTTCCAGATTGCAGTACCAATCGTGTTTATTTATTTCGGGTTTCAATTGATTCGGGGCAAGAACAGCAAACGAGATCACCGTATGAATCAACCTTTGGGCGATACGGGGACCCCATCTGCTGCGGAGACGATTATGACAAGTGATGCGAGTGTTCCGAGTGACATGAAGGTTTCAACAGAGGAACGCCCTTGGCTAGACGGCTGGAACAAATGGAAGCAAGTTGGTGGCAAAATTCCTCATCACGAAAGAATGTCTTCATCACCTGACGACACGTTGCCAAAAGATTCCCGCAGCTCTCTGATTGGAGATTATCACCTGACCTCGGGGCGTTTTGAACTGAATCACTTGCATGTCTGGCATGGAATCGGGGATGTTGTGATTGATCTTTCCCGTGCAGTGTTGATGCGAGATGAGGCGGTTCTTGTCGTAGAGGGCTGGGTAGGCGATGTGACGATTTATGTGCCTGTCGATCTTCCTGTATCGGTAACGGCAGGGTTGAGTATTGGTGACCTGGAGGTGCTAAGCCACCGTCAGGGAGGTATCAATCGCAGTGTTAAGATTCGTTCTGATCAGTATGATGAAGCATTGCAAAAAGTAAACTTGCATATCTCGCTGCTTGTCGGCGATATAAAAGTCAAGTACATCTAG
- a CDS encoding cell wall metabolism sensor histidine kinase WalK produces MSLRNKIFLSFISLITLNILLFKFVFQDIIVAQLKNDRHNQYQAEKEAAEKVMLNQLLLVSNFKDPIERLELEKQLPDDVMYRMLVKDANGNTIYSKTSRAYNLKMPSPSSSNRGDSAKQNDLKVVAEYHFQQEPPRTGEIVVYFYTDDYDIMATTGVSMMLWFIYGSISLVGLVLLALFVRWILRPVNELSRVTQEIQEGKRLVTFTYRSHDEFGQLFRYFGDMVDELRLAEERQAEMIASIAHDFRTPLTTIKGYASYIGSGRVTDMTKIQKQMSKIELKTTDLEKLLDELQDFTAQSSEVRLNINRIHVKSFLRGIIEDYLPRIKEAGLTFQWKLRISNELHIEADETKLRRVMENLLNNAIHYNKPDGSIYLTCDQREGHVLFTVIDKGEGIASEDLPKIFTKFYRAEKSRNRNSGGTGLGLTICKSIVRLHGGDLMVNSELGMGSSFSFTIPFFHG; encoded by the coding sequence ATGAGCTTACGTAATAAAATTTTTCTCTCCTTCATTTCCTTGATCACACTAAACATCTTGTTGTTTAAATTCGTTTTTCAAGACATTATTGTCGCTCAACTCAAAAATGATCGGCATAATCAGTACCAGGCTGAGAAGGAAGCCGCAGAGAAGGTCATGCTCAATCAATTGCTTCTCGTCAGTAATTTCAAGGACCCAATCGAACGATTGGAGCTTGAAAAGCAGTTGCCAGACGACGTGATGTACCGCATGCTCGTGAAGGATGCCAATGGAAACACCATCTACAGCAAAACATCACGCGCCTATAATTTGAAAATGCCTTCTCCCTCCTCATCAAACCGTGGCGATTCTGCCAAGCAAAATGACCTCAAAGTGGTAGCTGAGTACCATTTTCAGCAGGAGCCACCGCGTACAGGGGAGATCGTTGTTTATTTCTACACAGATGATTACGACATAATGGCTACGACAGGGGTTTCCATGATGCTTTGGTTTATTTACGGAAGCATTAGTCTGGTGGGATTGGTTCTACTCGCTTTGTTCGTTCGCTGGATACTACGGCCCGTGAACGAATTATCGCGCGTCACCCAAGAAATCCAGGAAGGGAAACGGTTAGTGACATTTACGTATCGATCGCATGATGAGTTTGGCCAACTCTTTCGATATTTCGGGGATATGGTTGATGAGCTTCGCTTAGCGGAAGAAAGACAGGCCGAAATGATTGCTTCGATCGCCCACGACTTCCGCACGCCTCTCACCACGATCAAAGGGTATGCGTCATATATCGGCTCCGGTCGTGTGACGGATATGACCAAAATACAGAAACAGATGAGCAAAATCGAGTTAAAAACGACTGACTTGGAAAAGCTGCTAGATGAGTTGCAGGACTTCACCGCCCAAAGCTCCGAAGTCCGACTCAATATTAACCGCATTCATGTCAAAAGCTTCTTGAGAGGAATTATTGAGGACTATTTGCCAAGAATCAAAGAGGCAGGCCTCACCTTTCAATGGAAGCTGCGTATTTCCAATGAATTACACATCGAAGCGGATGAGACCAAGCTGCGACGTGTCATGGAAAACTTGTTGAACAACGCCATTCACTACAATAAACCAGATGGCTCCATTTACCTTACTTGTGATCAGCGAGAAGGACATGTCCTTTTTACTGTGATCGACAAAGGAGAAGGAATCGCCTCCGAAGACTTGCCGAAGATTTTCACCAAGTTTTATCGGGCGGAAAAATCACGAAATCGCAACAGTGGCGGTACAGGCTTAGGCTTAACGATTTGCAAGAGCATCGTCCGGCTTCACGGCGGAGATCTGATGGTAAACAGTGAATTGGGAATGGGAAGCAGTTTCTCCTTCACCATCCCCTTCTTCCACGGGTAG
- a CDS encoding metallophosphoesterase, whose amino-acid sequence MRHKPQTRSKVLSADNGVDIVGDVHGCYDEFIELLKRLGYEQTRDGTYRHPHGRKLLSLGDITSRGPYSIKMLQFFHHHVTAGLAEMVDSNHGWKVARWLDGRPVTLAHGDEKVEEEIRLYQQEYGPKKASLLREQSRRLLFSSPSHMIIKQNEKTVAVAVHAGIRDDYIGMDSPAVYTFCRYGDVAGTGPDGRPIRREWAKERKVTSPIIVWGHDPHPEPKRKNGTINIDQGCVFGGMLTAYRYPEDELVSVPAKRNYSGLTDTPLTRFKADD is encoded by the coding sequence ATGAGGCACAAACCTCAAACGCGCTCCAAGGTGCTTTCGGCTGACAATGGTGTGGATATCGTCGGCGATGTTCACGGCTGTTACGACGAATTTATAGAATTGCTCAAACGCTTGGGATATGAACAAACCCGAGACGGTACCTATCGCCATCCCCACGGCCGAAAGCTCCTTTCCCTCGGTGATATCACGAGTCGTGGACCTTACTCAATCAAAATGCTGCAATTTTTTCACCATCATGTCACGGCAGGTCTGGCTGAGATGGTGGATAGTAACCATGGGTGGAAAGTAGCCCGCTGGTTGGATGGCAGACCAGTGACATTGGCACACGGAGATGAAAAGGTAGAAGAGGAGATTCGGCTGTATCAGCAAGAATACGGACCGAAGAAGGCCTCCTTGCTGCGAGAGCAGAGTCGCAGATTGCTATTTTCTTCTCCTTCGCACATGATCATCAAACAGAATGAAAAAACAGTAGCGGTCGCCGTTCATGCGGGGATTCGTGATGATTACATAGGAATGGATTCGCCTGCGGTCTACACGTTTTGCCGATATGGCGATGTGGCAGGGACGGGACCGGATGGGCGCCCGATCCGTAGAGAATGGGCAAAAGAACGAAAAGTGACTTCGCCCATAATCGTATGGGGACATGATCCGCATCCAGAACCAAAACGAAAAAATGGCACCATCAACATCGACCAAGGATGTGTGTTCGGCGGAATGCTAACCGCCTATCGCTACCCAGAGGACGAATTAGTGAGTGTGCCAGCAAAAAGAAACTATTCGGGCTTAACGGATACGCCGCTGACCCGTTTTAAGGCAGACGATTAA
- a CDS encoding LysR family transcriptional regulator, protein MELLQLHYFRTVAKWQHMTKAAQELRIAQPALSKTIARLEEDVGVPLFDRERGRIRLNTFGKAYLERVDKALNLLEEGQKVVSDLAGMEHGRIHLATSTLDLLSEPLGKFLALHPDVHFQITQASIEEMATLLESGEVDVCFTHLPIRVPDILTTPVLKEDIHVAVPRTHHLAKKTSILLSELAEESFIGYREDFPIQMLYDQFFQKAGITPKFACRVDDPGSIQKLVRAGLGIALYGCISREEDPHLVMLPIEHPICQRHFQMIRHEKRYLSLAARKFCDFIVQYFAESLKK, encoded by the coding sequence ATGGAATTGTTGCAATTGCACTATTTCCGAACAGTGGCCAAGTGGCAGCATATGACGAAAGCCGCCCAAGAGCTGCGGATTGCTCAGCCTGCTCTCAGCAAAACCATTGCTCGGTTGGAAGAGGATGTCGGGGTTCCGTTATTTGACCGCGAGCGAGGACGTATTCGGCTGAATACATTTGGGAAGGCGTATTTGGAGCGGGTAGATAAAGCACTGAACCTGTTGGAGGAAGGTCAAAAAGTCGTATCGGATCTGGCTGGAATGGAGCATGGTCGTATTCATCTGGCAACGTCAACCTTGGATCTGTTATCAGAACCGTTGGGCAAGTTTCTCGCCCTCCATCCTGATGTACACTTCCAGATCACGCAAGCCAGCATCGAAGAAATGGCAACCCTCCTCGAGTCAGGCGAAGTGGATGTTTGCTTCACCCATTTGCCGATCAGGGTGCCGGATATTTTGACTACGCCCGTATTGAAAGAAGATATTCATGTAGCTGTCCCCCGCACACATCACTTAGCCAAGAAAACCAGTATTCTACTAAGCGAGCTGGCTGAAGAGTCCTTTATCGGCTACCGGGAGGACTTTCCCATCCAAATGCTATACGATCAGTTCTTTCAAAAAGCAGGGATTACCCCCAAATTCGCTTGTCGGGTAGATGATCCCGGCTCTATCCAAAAGCTGGTCCGCGCAGGTCTTGGCATCGCCCTCTACGGCTGTATCAGTCGAGAGGAAGACCCACACCTTGTCATGCTTCCGATCGAACACCCGATCTGCCAGCGACATTTTCAAATGATTCGGCACGAAAAAAGATATCTCTCCCTGGCAGCACGCAAGTTCTGTGATTTTATTGTCCAATATTTTGCTGAGTCTCTTAAAAAATGA
- a CDS encoding C40 family peptidase yields MRKVVLSLFMAGMLAMGAGAAQAAEENTLNEVVSDLYGTPYKSSGSSKKGFDCSGFTRYVFDALGVDLPHNSASQYALGTEVARKDLQPGDLVFFNTNGRSISHVGIYIGDGTFVHSESGRGVVNTKLSDPYYWSKRYVGAKRLSVPVLAKAETPKKEKAVQAASLPEKPAQK; encoded by the coding sequence TTGCGCAAGGTGGTTTTATCTTTATTTATGGCTGGAATGCTTGCTATGGGGGCAGGCGCTGCACAGGCTGCTGAGGAGAATACTCTCAATGAAGTAGTCAGCGACTTGTACGGTACCCCTTACAAATCTTCCGGCTCGTCCAAAAAGGGCTTTGACTGCTCCGGTTTCACGCGCTACGTATTTGATGCGTTAGGTGTAGACCTGCCTCACAATTCTGCTTCCCAGTACGCATTAGGTACAGAGGTAGCCAGAAAAGATTTGCAGCCAGGCGATCTCGTATTCTTCAATACGAACGGTCGCAGCATTTCTCACGTGGGTATCTACATTGGAGACGGCACATTCGTGCACTCGGAATCTGGTCGTGGAGTCGTCAACACCAAGTTGAGCGATCCATACTACTGGAGCAAGCGTTATGTAGGCGCCAAGCGTCTCAGCGTTCCTGTTCTAGCGAAAGCAGAAACTCCGAAAAAGGAAAAAGCGGTGCAAGCTGCATCGTTGCCGGAAAAACCAGCTCAAAAATAG
- a CDS encoding N-acetylmuramoyl-L-alanine amidase, with product MAPIVILDAGHGGSDPGGGNNTQFTEKDMNLQISLYQYNRFLALNIPVAITRTTDVTLTSQARTALVRNSGARYCIANHINSGGGRGSEVIYSIYGSPTFPQLIQDALAAEGMPNRRIFTRTLPDNPRLDYYFMHRETGSVETVIVEYGFADNTLNANKLQQDWRDLAEGVVRAFCTYAKLPYQPPTTPTSTPKPTAAPTLAPTTSPGNGGGNGPDWKQEAVNWLYDQGLLTDEQWRQQPDQPLPLWAQAVILKRLFEKLKT from the coding sequence ATGGCTCCAATTGTGATTCTGGACGCTGGACACGGTGGCAGCGATCCAGGTGGAGGAAACAACACGCAATTTACCGAGAAAGATATGAATTTGCAAATATCGCTCTACCAATATAATCGCTTTTTGGCTCTAAATATTCCTGTCGCTATCACACGGACAACCGATGTGACTCTGACAAGTCAGGCTCGGACTGCTCTGGTTCGAAACAGCGGTGCTCGCTACTGTATAGCGAACCACATTAACTCAGGTGGCGGCCGAGGCTCCGAGGTCATTTACTCCATTTACGGCTCCCCAACCTTTCCCCAATTGATCCAGGATGCCCTGGCAGCGGAAGGGATGCCGAATCGACGCATTTTTACGCGGACACTGCCAGATAATCCGCGGCTCGATTACTACTTCATGCACCGGGAGACTGGCAGCGTGGAGACGGTAATCGTCGAGTATGGCTTTGCCGACAATACTTTGAACGCAAATAAACTACAACAGGATTGGCGAGATCTCGCGGAAGGGGTAGTCCGGGCATTTTGCACGTACGCTAAACTTCCCTACCAGCCCCCTACGACTCCTACTTCTACTCCAAAACCTACTGCAGCACCGACCCTTGCTCCCACCACTTCTCCTGGAAACGGAGGAGGGAATGGACCTGACTGGAAGCAGGAAGCCGTCAACTGGCTGTATGATCAAGGCTTATTAACCGACGAACAATGGCGTCAGCAGCCTGACCAACCTCTGCCGCTCTGGGCACAGGCTGTCATCCTGAAGCGTTTATTCGAAAAGCTCAAAACGTAA
- a CDS encoding class I SAM-dependent methyltransferase, producing MQDFLVFLRRFIAEPGRVGSIIPSSRFLCEQMLKSVDWASTDVILELGPGTGAFTQTIYQRLRPGTQYVLVERDSHFRSMLQSRFPDLPIREEATKLRSYLEEQNLAGADVIISGLPFANFPQEQRAAILDEVQSVLKPGGLFITFQYSLQLQAELQDRFPWVKIDFTLLNIPPAFIYTCRNGQSENDQHGA from the coding sequence TTGCAGGACTTCTTGGTCTTTTTGCGGCGATTTATCGCTGAGCCTGGACGCGTTGGTAGTATAATCCCCAGCTCTCGTTTTTTATGTGAGCAAATGTTGAAAAGCGTCGATTGGGCTTCAACCGATGTGATCCTGGAGCTGGGACCTGGTACAGGGGCATTTACCCAAACGATCTATCAGCGCTTGCGTCCTGGCACACAGTACGTGCTTGTGGAACGAGATTCCCATTTTCGCTCTATGCTTCAATCACGTTTTCCCGATCTTCCTATCAGGGAGGAAGCGACTAAACTTAGGTCTTACTTGGAGGAGCAGAACCTTGCAGGTGCAGATGTCATTATCTCAGGTCTGCCATTCGCCAATTTTCCACAAGAGCAGAGGGCAGCAATTCTGGACGAAGTTCAATCTGTACTAAAGCCAGGGGGCCTATTCATTACATTCCAATATTCGCTACAACTCCAAGCTGAGTTGCAGGATCGTTTTCCCTGGGTCAAGATCGACTTTACCCTGTTGAACATTCCGCCTGCATTCATCTATACATGTCGTAATGGTCAAAGTGAAAACGATCAGCATGGGGCGTGA
- a CDS encoding response regulator transcription factor encodes MIRVLLVDDHEMVRMGLAAYLSTEDDIEVVAEAGSGEEGVRMTQELRPDVVLMDLVMEGIGGVEATRRIRESCPSSKVIVLTSFIDDEKVYPVIEAGAFSYLLKTSRAAEIAKAIRSAAAGEPVLESRVAGKIMARFRHGQESHPHEQLTPRELEVLKLIGQGKSNQEIADELIIGIKTVKTHVSNILAKLNVEDRTQAAIYVHTHNLG; translated from the coding sequence GTGATTCGGGTACTACTGGTAGATGATCACGAAATGGTTCGGATGGGTCTGGCTGCTTATTTGTCTACGGAGGACGATATTGAAGTCGTAGCAGAGGCAGGCAGTGGAGAAGAAGGGGTGCGGATGACGCAAGAGCTGCGCCCAGATGTCGTTCTGATGGATTTGGTCATGGAAGGCATCGGCGGTGTGGAAGCGACTCGGCGTATTCGTGAAAGCTGTCCATCCAGTAAGGTTATTGTCTTGACCAGCTTTATTGATGACGAAAAGGTATATCCGGTCATTGAAGCGGGGGCATTCAGCTACTTGCTGAAGACTTCGCGTGCAGCCGAGATTGCAAAGGCAATCCGCTCTGCTGCGGCGGGTGAGCCAGTTTTGGAATCGAGGGTAGCAGGAAAAATCATGGCCCGTTTCCGTCACGGTCAAGAGTCCCATCCTCATGAGCAACTGACGCCGCGCGAGTTGGAGGTTTTGAAGCTGATCGGTCAGGGCAAGTCCAACCAGGAGATTGCAGATGAGCTGATTATCGGGATCAAAACGGTCAAGACTCATGTGAGCAACATTCTTGCCAAGCTGAACGTGGAGGATCGCACGCAAGCGGCCATTTACGTGCATACGCATAACTTAGGCTAA